From the genome of Papaver somniferum cultivar HN1 chromosome 2, ASM357369v1, whole genome shotgun sequence, one region includes:
- the LOC113348712 gene encoding BTB/POZ domain-containing protein At3g22104-like isoform X2, giving the protein MEEVSCAVEVDVNGEATFLVNKSILASFSGRISKLFGKSTELDSKLKVIFYDFPGGAEGFELMARFCYNNGKIQITPFNICVLHSVAHFMEMTRDSSGNGTLVEQTDNCIEEIGYWSWSELVVALKQCQILIPSAISSVLLDKCLEFTVAKLVSVCDESSSISSPDSSGFRYSCDTKSTESGKHNSCRPNWWFEDLTFLNQCLLEKLIKVMLSRKFDQLTISRFLFYYQKTRSSGVDLFKKLKIMETVIDLLFLLDWNFVSCKSLFGILRVASGLKISKCSRDKLESMIGVQLDQANLDNLLIPSPPGINSLYDVNLVLRFLKLFLLGGDSWVSVTRMRKVANLIDLYMSEVAPDPSLRPSKFVALAIAVPDSGRDSYDGIYRAMDMYLEIHPRLSEEEKLKICCALNYEKLSSEACKHLSQNSKFPCKTTIQALVSQQGKHMKLQCNTDKENKGKLIEKEKEQVVLYTKNLNFPAESEDLREHLQGMQWRVLELEKISS; this is encoded by the exons ATGGAAGAGGTTAGTTGTGCTGTAGAAGTGGATGTTAATGGCGAAGCAACTTTCTTGGTAAATAAG AGTATTCTTGCATCTTTCTCAGGTAGAATAAGCAAATTATTTGGCAAATCGACGGAATTAGATTCGAAGCTTAAGGTGATATTCTATGACTTTCCAGGGGGGGCAGAGGGCTTTGAGCTCATGGCAAGGTTTTGTTATAACAATGGTAAAATTCAGATAACGCCATTTAATATCTGTGTTTTGCATTCTGTTGCTCATTTCATGGAAATGACTAGAGATTCATCTGGAAATGGAACTTTGGTTGAGCAAACTGATAATTGCATAGAAGAAATTGGGTATTGGAGCTGGTCTGAACTTGTGGTAGCCTTAAAGCAGTGTCAAATTTTGATCCCAAGCGCGATTTCTTCAGTTTTGCTTGATAAATGCTTAGAGTTCACAGTAGCAAAGTTGGTTTCAGTCTGTGATGAGAGTTCATCAATTTCTTCGCCTGACAGCTCTGGTTTCCGGTATTCCTGTGACACAAAAAGCACCGAAAGTGGGAAGCACAATAGCTGTCGGCCGAATTGGTGGTTTGAGGATCTTACGTTTCTGAACCAGTGTTTGTTGGAGAAATTGATTAAGGTAATGTTGTCCCGGAAATTCGACCAATTGACCATCAGTAGATTTCTTTTTTACTACCAAAAAACTAGATCCTCGGGCGTTGATCTTTTTAAGAAGCTTAAAATCATGGAGACAGTTATTGATCTTCTCTTCTTACTTGATTGGAACTTTGTTTCTTGTAAGAGCTTATTTGGCATTCTCCGGGTGGCTTCGGGTCTGAAGATAAGCAAATGTAGCAGGGATAAGTTAGAGAGTATGATTGGTGTGCAGCTAGATCAAGCAAATCTGGATAATCTGCTTATTCCATCCCCACCAGGAATCAATTCTCTTTACGATGTAAACTTAGTTCTAAGGTTCTTGAAGTTATTTCTTCTTGGCGGTGACTCTTGGGTGTCGGTAACCCGAATGAGGAAAGTGGCAAACTTAATAGACTTGTATATGTCAGAAGTAGCTCCTGATCCTTCTTTAAGACCTTCAAAGTTTGTTGCACTAGCCATTGCTGTGCCTGATTCTGGGAGAGACTCTTATGACGGGATATATCGAGCCATGGATATGTATCTTGAG ATCCATCCAAGACTGTCCGAAGAGGAAAAACTGAAGATATGTTGTGCGTTGAACTATGAGAAGCTCTCATCGGAAGCCTGCAAGCACCTTTCTCAAAACTCGAAATTCCCGTGCAAAACAACAATTCAAGCTCTTGTTTCTCAACAAGGGAAGCATATGAAGTTGCAATGTAATACAGACAAGGAAAACAAAGGCAAGCTTATAGAAAAGGAGAAAGAGCAAGTCGTGTTGTACACGAAAAATCTGAATTTCCCAGCAGAGAGTGAGGACCTCAGAGAACATTTGCAAGGAATGCAATGGAGAGTGCTGGAATTGGAAAAG ATTTCAAGTTAG
- the LOC113348712 gene encoding BTB/POZ domain-containing protein At3g22104-like isoform X3, whose product MEEVSCAVEVDVNGEATFLVNKSILASFSGRISKLFGKSTELDSKLKVIFYDFPGGAEGFELMARFCYNNGKIQITPFNICVLHSVAHFMEMTRDSSGNGTLVEQTDNCIEEIGYWSWSELVVALKQCQILIPSAISSVLLDKCLEFTVAKLVSVCDESSSISSPDSSGFRYSCDTKSTESGKHNSCRPNWWFEDLTFLNQCLLEKLIKVMLSRKFDQLTISRFLFYYQKTRSSGVDLFKKLKIMETVIDLLFLLDWNFVSCKSLFGILRVASGLKISKCSRDKLESMIGVQLDQANLDNLLIPSPPGINSLYDVNLVLRFLKLFLLGGDSWVSVTRMRKVANLIDLYMSEVAPDPSLRPSKFVALAIAVPDSGRDSYDGIYRAMDMYLEIHPRLSEEEKLKICCALNYEKLSSEACKHLSQNSKFPCKTTIQALVSQQGKHMKLQCNTDKENKGKLIEKEKEQVVLYTKNLNFPAESEDLREHLQGMQWRVLELEKG is encoded by the exons ATGGAAGAGGTTAGTTGTGCTGTAGAAGTGGATGTTAATGGCGAAGCAACTTTCTTGGTAAATAAG AGTATTCTTGCATCTTTCTCAGGTAGAATAAGCAAATTATTTGGCAAATCGACGGAATTAGATTCGAAGCTTAAGGTGATATTCTATGACTTTCCAGGGGGGGCAGAGGGCTTTGAGCTCATGGCAAGGTTTTGTTATAACAATGGTAAAATTCAGATAACGCCATTTAATATCTGTGTTTTGCATTCTGTTGCTCATTTCATGGAAATGACTAGAGATTCATCTGGAAATGGAACTTTGGTTGAGCAAACTGATAATTGCATAGAAGAAATTGGGTATTGGAGCTGGTCTGAACTTGTGGTAGCCTTAAAGCAGTGTCAAATTTTGATCCCAAGCGCGATTTCTTCAGTTTTGCTTGATAAATGCTTAGAGTTCACAGTAGCAAAGTTGGTTTCAGTCTGTGATGAGAGTTCATCAATTTCTTCGCCTGACAGCTCTGGTTTCCGGTATTCCTGTGACACAAAAAGCACCGAAAGTGGGAAGCACAATAGCTGTCGGCCGAATTGGTGGTTTGAGGATCTTACGTTTCTGAACCAGTGTTTGTTGGAGAAATTGATTAAGGTAATGTTGTCCCGGAAATTCGACCAATTGACCATCAGTAGATTTCTTTTTTACTACCAAAAAACTAGATCCTCGGGCGTTGATCTTTTTAAGAAGCTTAAAATCATGGAGACAGTTATTGATCTTCTCTTCTTACTTGATTGGAACTTTGTTTCTTGTAAGAGCTTATTTGGCATTCTCCGGGTGGCTTCGGGTCTGAAGATAAGCAAATGTAGCAGGGATAAGTTAGAGAGTATGATTGGTGTGCAGCTAGATCAAGCAAATCTGGATAATCTGCTTATTCCATCCCCACCAGGAATCAATTCTCTTTACGATGTAAACTTAGTTCTAAGGTTCTTGAAGTTATTTCTTCTTGGCGGTGACTCTTGGGTGTCGGTAACCCGAATGAGGAAAGTGGCAAACTTAATAGACTTGTATATGTCAGAAGTAGCTCCTGATCCTTCTTTAAGACCTTCAAAGTTTGTTGCACTAGCCATTGCTGTGCCTGATTCTGGGAGAGACTCTTATGACGGGATATATCGAGCCATGGATATGTATCTTGAG ATCCATCCAAGACTGTCCGAAGAGGAAAAACTGAAGATATGTTGTGCGTTGAACTATGAGAAGCTCTCATCGGAAGCCTGCAAGCACCTTTCTCAAAACTCGAAATTCCCGTGCAAAACAACAATTCAAGCTCTTGTTTCTCAACAAGGGAAGCATATGAAGTTGCAATGTAATACAGACAAGGAAAACAAAGGCAAGCTTATAGAAAAGGAGAAAGAGCAAGTCGTGTTGTACACGAAAAATCTGAATTTCCCAGCAGAGAGTGAGGACCTCAGAGAACATTTGCAAGGAATGCAATGGAGAGTGCTGGAATTGGAAAAG GGTTAA
- the LOC113348712 gene encoding BTB/POZ domain-containing protein At3g22104-like isoform X1 — translation MEEVSCAVEVDVNGEATFLVNKSILASFSGRISKLFGKSTELDSKLKVIFYDFPGGAEGFELMARFCYNNGKIQITPFNICVLHSVAHFMEMTRDSSGNGTLVEQTDNCIEEIGYWSWSELVVALKQCQILIPSAISSVLLDKCLEFTVAKLVSVCDESSSISSPDSSGFRYSCDTKSTESGKHNSCRPNWWFEDLTFLNQCLLEKLIKVMLSRKFDQLTISRFLFYYQKTRSSGVDLFKKLKIMETVIDLLFLLDWNFVSCKSLFGILRVASGLKISKCSRDKLESMIGVQLDQANLDNLLIPSPPGINSLYDVNLVLRFLKLFLLGGDSWVSVTRMRKVANLIDLYMSEVAPDPSLRPSKFVALAIAVPDSGRDSYDGIYRAMDMYLEIHPRLSEEEKLKICCALNYEKLSSEACKHLSQNSKFPCKTTIQALVSQQGKHMKLQCNTDKENKGKLIEKEKEQVVLYTKNLNFPAESEDLREHLQGMQWRVLELEKVCRKMQTQMAKVIKTKVTSSSSTSSTTKSLPWLCS, via the exons ATGGAAGAGGTTAGTTGTGCTGTAGAAGTGGATGTTAATGGCGAAGCAACTTTCTTGGTAAATAAG AGTATTCTTGCATCTTTCTCAGGTAGAATAAGCAAATTATTTGGCAAATCGACGGAATTAGATTCGAAGCTTAAGGTGATATTCTATGACTTTCCAGGGGGGGCAGAGGGCTTTGAGCTCATGGCAAGGTTTTGTTATAACAATGGTAAAATTCAGATAACGCCATTTAATATCTGTGTTTTGCATTCTGTTGCTCATTTCATGGAAATGACTAGAGATTCATCTGGAAATGGAACTTTGGTTGAGCAAACTGATAATTGCATAGAAGAAATTGGGTATTGGAGCTGGTCTGAACTTGTGGTAGCCTTAAAGCAGTGTCAAATTTTGATCCCAAGCGCGATTTCTTCAGTTTTGCTTGATAAATGCTTAGAGTTCACAGTAGCAAAGTTGGTTTCAGTCTGTGATGAGAGTTCATCAATTTCTTCGCCTGACAGCTCTGGTTTCCGGTATTCCTGTGACACAAAAAGCACCGAAAGTGGGAAGCACAATAGCTGTCGGCCGAATTGGTGGTTTGAGGATCTTACGTTTCTGAACCAGTGTTTGTTGGAGAAATTGATTAAGGTAATGTTGTCCCGGAAATTCGACCAATTGACCATCAGTAGATTTCTTTTTTACTACCAAAAAACTAGATCCTCGGGCGTTGATCTTTTTAAGAAGCTTAAAATCATGGAGACAGTTATTGATCTTCTCTTCTTACTTGATTGGAACTTTGTTTCTTGTAAGAGCTTATTTGGCATTCTCCGGGTGGCTTCGGGTCTGAAGATAAGCAAATGTAGCAGGGATAAGTTAGAGAGTATGATTGGTGTGCAGCTAGATCAAGCAAATCTGGATAATCTGCTTATTCCATCCCCACCAGGAATCAATTCTCTTTACGATGTAAACTTAGTTCTAAGGTTCTTGAAGTTATTTCTTCTTGGCGGTGACTCTTGGGTGTCGGTAACCCGAATGAGGAAAGTGGCAAACTTAATAGACTTGTATATGTCAGAAGTAGCTCCTGATCCTTCTTTAAGACCTTCAAAGTTTGTTGCACTAGCCATTGCTGTGCCTGATTCTGGGAGAGACTCTTATGACGGGATATATCGAGCCATGGATATGTATCTTGAG ATCCATCCAAGACTGTCCGAAGAGGAAAAACTGAAGATATGTTGTGCGTTGAACTATGAGAAGCTCTCATCGGAAGCCTGCAAGCACCTTTCTCAAAACTCGAAATTCCCGTGCAAAACAACAATTCAAGCTCTTGTTTCTCAACAAGGGAAGCATATGAAGTTGCAATGTAATACAGACAAGGAAAACAAAGGCAAGCTTATAGAAAAGGAGAAAGAGCAAGTCGTGTTGTACACGAAAAATCTGAATTTCCCAGCAGAGAGTGAGGACCTCAGAGAACATTTGCAAGGAATGCAATGGAGAGTGCTGGAATTGGAAAAGGTTTGTAGGAAAATGCAAACTCAAATGGCTAAAGTCATTAAAACTAAAGTCACTAGTAGTAGCAGTACTAGTAGTACTACTAAATCCTTACCCTGGTTATGTTCATGA
- the LOC113348713 gene encoding mRNA cap guanine-N7 methyltransferase 1-like, with translation MKRGYESASTSIAPPQTRQRIDPNGASQYQEEDENTRNLARRVADHYSARSNQTLEEREASPIIHLKKLNNWIKSVLIQLYARRGDVVLDLACGKGGDLIKWDKARVGYYVGIDIAEGSIEDCRTRYNGDADHHQRRNRLTFPARLLCGDCFEVRLDEVLRDDGPFDICSCQFAMHYSWSTEARARRALANVSALLRPGGTFIGTMPDANVIIKKLREAEGLTFGNSVYWILFDEEYDHKTFKSSTPFGIKYKFHLEDAVDCPEWIVPFPVFKSLAEEYDLELVFVKNSHEFVDQYLKRPEFAELMRRLGALGDGNQDTSTLSPDEWEVAYLYSAFVLKKRGEPDPNRKRANRTNNGPTQISKDDIMYINDE, from the exons ATGAAAAGAGGATATGAATCTGCTTCAACCTCTATTGCTCCACCTCAAACAAGGCAAAGAATAGATCCTAATG GTGCTTCACAgtatcaagaagaagatgaaaacaccAGGAATTTGGCACGAAGAGTTGCTGACCATTACAGCGCAAGGTCCAATCAGACGCTGGAAGAACGAGAAGCCAGTCCAATTATCCATTTGAAAAAGCTCAATAATTGG ATAAAGAGTGTTCTAATTCAGCTATATGCTCGCCGTGGAGATGTTGTTCTAGATCTTGCTTGCGGCAAG GGTGGTGATTTGATAAAGTGGGACAAGGCAAGGGTTGGATATTATGTTGGTATTGATATAGCCGAAGGCTCG ATAGAAGATTGTAGAACACGTTACAACGGGGATGCAGACCATCATCAACGTCGCAATAGGTTAACATTTCCAGCACGCCTCTTATGTGGTGATTGCTTCGAG GTTCGATTGGATGAAGTTTTGAGGGATGATGGACCATTTGATATTTGTAGTTGCCAG TTTGCCATGCACTACTCTTGGTCTACCGAGGCACGTGCACGACGAGCCTTGGCAAATGTATCTGCCTTGCTTCGTCCAGGCGGGACCTTCATTGGTACAATGCCTGATGCGAATGTTATTATAAAAAAGCTCAGAGAAG CTGAGGGACTGACTTTTGGGAATAGCGTGTACTGGATTCTTTTTGATGAAGAATATGATCATAAG ACGTTCAAATCATCTACTCCCTTTGGTATCAAGTACAAGTTCCATTTAGAG gATGCCGTCGATTGTCCTGAATGGATTGTTCCTTTTCCAGTTTTCAAATCATTGGCAGAAGAG TACGACTTAGAGCTTGTATTCGTGAAGAATTCCCATGAGTTTGTAGACCAGTACTTGAAAAGGCCAGAATTTGCTGAGCTTATGCGGCGGCTTGGTGCCTTGGGTGATGGAAATCAGGACACAA GCACTCTATCACCAGATGAATGGGAAGTAGCCTACCTGTATTCGGCATTTGTCTTGAAGAAG CGAGGTGAACCAGATCCTAACCGAAAGAGAGCTAATAGAACAAACAACGGACCGACTCAGATATCAAAAGACGACATTATGTACATCAATGATGAATGA